The genomic DNA TCTAAAATACATAAACTAGTGTGATCATGAGCGTTGTGTGTGtaatattaatataataatatataaattatttaggtCTTTAAAAATCTGAATTGTTTAGATTTTCTAATGTCACCATTATAAactaagaattaattatttgttaGTGACGCTAGAGAATCCCAGGATTACCTatgcaaaaattattttaatttaatattatacttgtcttagtaaaaataactaagaaaagtatattttttaacatcgtcggcctaaaatatttatagaagattCTTTGATCATAGCgttatcaattctaagatatgggactaaagagaactatattttttttatatataaaaccaccaaagaaaattaatgatgaaaaaaattcataataatacgctatacctgagtctcaaactctagagtactgattgtttcgcttgtggaattactaataacccttgaaattatttttaatgtaaataaaaaaaaggacattaacgtaaatacattttaggcttcatcaaagttagttagtaaaggagggagatttttaataaaataataagatttaaAAAAGTGCTTAAATTTAGGAAATGAATATAgtaattaatataaatattttttaattattctatttaaaatttaagataaaatttttagataggaTAATTGAGTCTATAGTTGTAAAATATATCAAGTAGTTATTATATGAGTTATAGTTAGATCTTAAAATAATTTGAGCTCTCTTTTATTACAATtcttaaaataaaaacataattgGAGCACTTTTTTATTTCACATTTCTCGAAAACTTTGTATTAGAGATGACCTGAGAGCAGGGAAGCAGGGCAGTGAATAAGGACGACGTTAGGACTTGGGCAACACTTAAACTTAAAGGCACAGAAGTACACGAGAATGAGATTTACTTCAAAGGAGAATAAAGGGCATAAAAAGACGTGAATATTCCAATTGCTTTGCTGCTCAACTCATGCAAATTAaacaagtaatttttttttataaaaaaaaaacagtacTTCTCTGGCAACCTTTCTGACGTGGATGTTTTAGCAGCATCTGCTAATTCCTTGCAAATTtcaacaacaaaataataatataataattatattaataaaataaatctgCTTCAGTGGAAATGTCCCATTCAATACAATACCAGCCAGGCCTTTTTCTACCAATGATTAGTGAAATAAATtgctagattttttttataaaaaaattaaacatctGTGCCAAATTCACAAAACGCCACGTCCTATTCATGAGGCTTTGCGAAAGGTTGAGCGCGGGGGTCCCACAGTAGGCTCAAATGGAGACCCATCGGAGGCCCAATAGCTTGAAGGCCTAATACCATGCTGAGGTTAATCTGACGTCACGCTGAAAAGCGCTCGCGATTCGATCCAAGGGCCAAGGCTCTTCTCAATTAACAGACCCTTAATCAACGGTGTTGGTTTCTGCCTCCTCATCACAACCCAACCCGTATCTTATACTTTAATAAAACTGGGGCCCACCGATGCAATGACGATAATGACCCTTCAGACCGTCGCCGTTGGTGGCTTCGTCCGTTTACTATGGCGAAACGACAAGTCAaccagaaaaagaaaaacaaaacaagagGATTTTTATATTTATCTGGAGGAAAAAAGGAAGGAAGAAATATTAGGCCTGCAAATTTTTACACAAAGTGGACTCGTAGTCAAGTTGACCTAAGTTTTTAGTCTGAACTGCAAAGTGTTTAATGCTAAAGAGAAAGCTGTGAgaacagagagaggaagaggaatagCTGCGCCCTGTTCTGTTTTTCTGTCTTCTTCTATCGCcccttcttcttttaataatttctcttttttttttccttttaattttatattacttcTCGCTCGCGGATCTCCCCTCTCGGAAGGCGATTGCAGCCCAAGAATGAAGAAAGGCGACAGGGCAGACAGAGATGGAGGCCATGGCTAGCTGCTGATGCTGATCGGGAAGATCCACGAGACAACAATCGATCGATGTGCTCAACATCCAAATTAATCCACCAAAATCTCTCTCCACTGCTTTCATCTATATCCGGAAATAGAACTCGACGACAGTAAGCACCTTATCGTCTTCCGAGTTACACTCTTTTCTTAATTGAGGAATTATATAATTGAGGAAGCTTGGTTCTTTGCTTCTTGAATTCTAATTGATTTGTGGATTTGTTCGTTGATGGAATTTTATTTCTTGGTCTGATCGAGATATGCTTTGGTTTTGATGTGGTGTTTGCAGATCATAAAAGTTAGCTTGCTCGCGGTCGATGATGGTGATGAAGGAGGGAGCAGAAATATGGGAGTAGCCACGCAGCTGATCAGGAGCTCGATCAAGGATCCGCTCGGACATCCGCCTACATCGCCGGCGTCGCACATGTCTAGCCAGGGCTTCCACCGAGGCTTCTTAGGCTTCGCCGACGGGTTGGGCAGCGGCAACCGGGACCACCTAGAGCAGCAAAGCAGGCAGGACAAGCTCCGggtgcagcagcagcagcagggcTTCGATGGCGGCGCAGGAGGACACTTGGTCCCCATGGAAGACGAGACTGGAATCTACGAGTCCGCTTCCGTCGGAGCCGCTGCCGCCGCGGGCCACATACTGTCCGACATATTCAATTTTCAACCGCCGCTGGGGTTGGCAGCGCAGATGGAACACCCGATTATTCCAGCGGGGGGCTACGGGCATATTATCCCTTCGAGATCTGTGGCCGTGGGCGGCGGCGCTGCCGACTGGTACGGCGCGAACCGACATCCTCACGACCAGCATCAGCATAATTCAGTACATGCCGGTTTGACCGCAGACGACTCCGCGGCCGCCGCGATGCAGCTCTTCCTCATGAACCCGCCGGCGATGCAACCGCCACCGCAACAAATCGGATCCCCATCTTCGCCGCCACACGTCACCGACTTTCATCATCAGCCCTTCACTGAGTCGTCTCCCTTCGGCCAAGGACTCTCGCTCTCTCTCTCCTCCTCTCTGCAACACCTGGAGATGGCCAAGGCCGCCGACGAACTCCGGATGAGACAAGGGGCCATATATTTCAATAACAATCAACCCCAGCTGCAAGACCAACAGTTGCACGCCGCCGCCTTTGGAGGCTGCGGTGGTGGCGTCGTCAACGTGTTGCTGAGAAGCTCCAATTACTCCAAGGCGGCGCAAGAGCTACTGGAGGAATTCTGCAGCATGTGTAACGGACAATTCAAGGGAAATACACTCACAAAGCGCGGCCGCAGCAGCGCCTCAACTCCGGCTGCATCCTCATCGAAGCACGACCTTCCTGCTTTGTCTAGCGCCGAAAGATTTGAGCACCAGAGGAAGAAGACCAAGCTCATCTCCATGCTCGACGAGGCATGTATAATTTATTATTAATCATCTCAAATTGcgataattaatttataattcatAGCATATAGAATTTCATTCAATCGGCCGGCGGAGGCCCGGCCGCCAGCATATAGAAAGTGGCCGAGATGATTCTCAGGTCATTTTTAATAAGATTTCTTGATAGTGGTGGCTGTACTTTACATATTTCTATTCACAAATCACAATTAGGTGGGTTTGATTTCCATTAAGGGTATTTTCAATAATATATAAAACCATGCTGACATGAACCTTTTCTCTGTTTCGTGAAACAATGACCGTTTTTCTTCAATGGAAGGGGATATGCTTCCTAATTATCTTAGTAATACTGGTTTCTTTGCTTCCACAGAGATAGAAACCCACAGAGGAAGAAGAAATGCATGCATGCTGATGTGTATAACATTtgtctttctttctctcctcgaTTAATTACATCATGATTCTGGCAACAAAAGCATGAtcgataatatatatatatatatatatatatatatatatatatatatatatatatatagttagaaGAGGGGTATTGATTATTGTAAGAAACTACTGCGACTCATTCATGGCGATTGATTGTGATCGCAGGTGGACAGGAGATACGGCCGCTACTGCGATCAGATGCAGCTGGTGGTGAACTCGTTCGACTCGGTGATGGGGTTCGGGGCGGCGAAGCCGTACACGGTGCTGGCGCAGAGGGCCATGTCGCGGCACTTCCGGTGCCTCAAGGACGCGATCGCAGCGCAGCTGAAGCAGACGTCCGATGCCCTCGGGGACAAGGATggcgccggcgccggcgccggGAGCGCCAGCGCCATCACCAAGGGATCAACGCCGCGGCTCCGCCTGCTCGACCATAACCTCCGGCAGCATCGCGCCTTCAACCAGCTGGCCGTGACGGAGCCGGAATCGTGGCGGCCGCAGCGCGGCCTCCCGGAGCGCTCCGTCAGCATCCTCCGCGGCTGGCTCTTCGAGCACTTCCTCCACCCGTACGCCTTCTTTTTTATGTCTACTTCAATCTCATTATAAGAAGGCTGTTACTTCTTGTATTCTGTGCTAACTGAGATTTCTGCAACATACTGATTAGGGTTCCACTGTACATGAAAGATCTGACAGCGAGCATTTATTACAATATTATTCCAGTTAGCTTTGGATCGCCCTTCATTCATTTAATATACGTAACCGTaaatgagggagagagagaaagagagacgaACAGAGCATGCAGACCCTGTGACCTATGAACCGAGTTTACTTTTATCATGATTTTAGATCTCGTTGTCCATGTGCTCACTCGTCCTTGCATCAGAAAAGCTCGAAAAGGAACTTCCCTATTACTCTTGGTGAATGAATTGAATTCATATGTATAATTGATAGGATTTTGATGTCAATTTTCCACTGGTGTTTCGTTGTGTTGTTTCTTAGGTATCCGAGTGATGCGGATAAGCAGTTGCTGGCGAGGCAGACAGGTTTGTCCAGGAACCAGGTTTGATCTCTAACTGTTCTTCAGTAATCTTAATTATTGAGTTTAGTAGGTTAATGGGAGATTAATTATCGATTAACGTAGGTGGCCAATTGGTTTATCAACGCAAGGGTGAGACTGTGGAAACCGATGGTGGAGGAGATGTACCTCCAAGAATCCAatgcagaggaggaggaggaggaggagctgcCGTTGCCGGAGGACGGCATGGATGGGAAAGACCAACGAACGCACTCGCCGCCACTCGGGAGCGGCGACGGCGCCTCCGCCGGGACGTCTTGGCGTCATGATCGTCACGGCGGCTACCTTCGACCTTCTTCTTCAGAAATAGCCGGCGAAGAGAGGTCAGGAGGCGGTGGCGGCGGCAGCGGAGATGTGTCGCTCACGCTCGGACTACGGCACGCCGGCGGCGGGGGCAGAGGGTCGTCGGAGAAGAGCAGCAAGCTCACGGTTAGTACGTAGTTCTTCCACCATGAGGGTCGTGAACGATCACCATGAACGATCACCACCAGTTAAGTTGAGCGTGAACGATCACCATGAACGATCACCACCAGACTACGTACTACGAACTACGTACTTCAACTTAACTAATAGTACGTAGTTCTTCCACCATGAACGATCACCACCAGTGTAACCTTCTCTCGACGCAACGAACTGATCGATCGATTAAGACAGATAGAGAAAGAACATAGAAATCAGTCGATCAAATTGCCTTTTGCAGCTTTCCTTTTTCATTAAATTTTGCCGCCGGTGAACACTAATTGGATTGTTATTTGGAAGAAAACATTACAAGAATTGAATTCCCAACAACGGTGCTTGATTACAccactaaaacaaattatatgcACCACAACAGATCTTTAATAATTTCTATCTATATTGCTGTAGGATTTATATATTGACACAAGCGTGATTGAAGATTAAGGGTGTTGATTCTATCTGAAAATTGAGAAGATGGAGGCTGTGGATGCGACTTTAGTGTTAACTAGAAGAAGACTCCTTATTGTCTTGTAAAATCGGAAGTGTTAGTACCGGGTCAGAAAGAGGTTCCTGGTATTGGCCCTCTGATGCTTAGGTCAGTCCTTGGCTTAGTGGAGAAGAATAGTAGAAATCAACAGTGGCTAAGAGCGTGTAGATAACAAAGTAACGCATACCTCCACCTGTAGATGGCGACCCCCTTATATAGTGTCATTGTAGCATATGTGCATGTGTCCCAAAGCGCGTACACATTTTCCAAAGCATCTtaggaaaagataagtcaaaaagtgTCCTTGACACTTTTTCTTAAACGGGTATGCAAATTTTTTATGTGACAGGgtagaagcttctaaagtacgatttgtATGCTAGACATGCTCTATTGTCAATgacacaaacttccaaaagagtacGATGAGATATGTAGATGTGTCCCACTGTAGGTCGACCAGAAGTCGCTCGGAAGGGACGTCCTAGCTCAGTTGTACTTAACAAAGTTATCGGCTTTTCCTTCACTCAACTTTCTTATTGTCGGAAGACTACCTTTTGTCCAGCCGAACATGTCGTCCGATCAGCAGGGACAGTGAGCCGGGAGAATTACTGTTTGTCTCTTAACCCTAGTTGCAAGTTTTCAGGGGAGGACCATTCAGACAGTCACGTCCGACCAACATTAGAGGCTCGTTCAGCCAACTTTGCCTAATTTGAAGGTTTGTTCAACCAACTTCGCTTGATTTGAAGGCCTGTTCAACTAACTTCGTCTGATCTGTTGTCCGGGACCTTTGACTATTTTGACTTTGGCCTCTACATCAACTGCTCTTCCCAACTTTGACCCATATTTGGTGGGGCTCCTCTTCATCACTGTATCACAAAcactcccctcaagtctagtcgaaggaggctgcgcgctcgactgactggacaattagTATCTTTTTGCGACTTTTCTTCCCGATCGGGCATTCTAGGGTTTAGAGCCGTCGCTCAACTATCATAATCGCCACTCTTACGACACTTCAGGAAGCTGATCTCACCCCGATCAAGAGATTCCAATATTGATGTCGCTCGGACTTGTTGTCGCTCAAACCTGATACGCTCGAACCCAATGTGGACGATACTTAGCCGTTTCTTAGACTTATTAGCATTTCTCTGAATTACTTCCCGAGTTGCCACTCATCTCAGTGTCTTTTAATTGTTGCTGACGTCGCCATAATTTCTTAGAAATCCCTCAAATCTTTTGTCATTAATATAAAGCACGGCGACCATGCCTTTTAATCATACACTTTCATTCCTCATTAATGTCACCTGTAGTTGAATGTCACGTGTTGCAATCTTTTTTATCGTCGCATGTGTAACGTGGCAGGCGACTGTTGGGATCTAATGTGACTGTTATATTTTTGAATTCAATGGCCAAGATTAAGCCTTGTTTTCCCAAGCCCTTGATCTGACAGCTCGGGGAAATCGTCAACAGGGTTTTTAAACCCTTAATTTCTTCCTTCATCTTATCGCAACCTTCGTTTTTATTTTcgtttttgttttcattttcatcTTCGTTACTTCTTGCTCTCTGCTCCTCACAATGATCTTTCTCCAATAATCACTTTTGCCTTTCTTCCTTCTATCTCTTATTTTTATTCTCTTTCCATGGCACTCTCTTTTTCCACCCCCGGTTGTCCAAGGGTTGTGGTATACTTCCACCAAGTCAGACTTTAACGTCGATAAGGTAGACCAGATGAAAATGACCTATCACATTCTCGATGATCATAAAATCACCATCCCTTCTACCTATGACCGTCCCCACACACCTCCGGACAGCTTCCTTCCTTTCTTCAAAAATCAATTATATGTTAGTCTGCGATCTcctattcatcattttttttaaaagtgtgtAGGTATTTTTCACATCCCATTATCACAGTTAGTACATAATTCCTT from Zingiber officinale cultivar Zhangliang chromosome 4A, Zo_v1.1, whole genome shotgun sequence includes the following:
- the LOC121970417 gene encoding BEL1-like homeodomain protein 2, which produces MGVATQLIRSSIKDPLGHPPTSPASHMSSQGFHRGFLGFADGLGSGNRDHLEQQSRQDKLRVQQQQQGFDGGAGGHLVPMEDETGIYESASVGAAAAAGHILSDIFNFQPPLGLAAQMEHPIIPAGGYGHIIPSRSVAVGGGAADWYGANRHPHDQHQHNSVHAGLTADDSAAAAMQLFLMNPPAMQPPPQQIGSPSSPPHVTDFHHQPFTESSPFGQGLSLSLSSSLQHLEMAKAADELRMRQGAIYFNNNQPQLQDQQLHAAAFGGCGGGVVNVLLRSSNYSKAAQELLEEFCSMCNGQFKGNTLTKRGRSSASTPAASSSKHDLPALSSAERFEHQRKKTKLISMLDEVDRRYGRYCDQMQLVVNSFDSVMGFGAAKPYTVLAQRAMSRHFRCLKDAIAAQLKQTSDALGDKDGAGAGAGSASAITKGSTPRLRLLDHNLRQHRAFNQLAVTEPESWRPQRGLPERSVSILRGWLFEHFLHPYPSDADKQLLARQTGLSRNQVANWFINARVRLWKPMVEEMYLQESNAEEEEEEELPLPEDGMDGKDQRTHSPPLGSGDGASAGTSWRHDRHGGYLRPSSSEIAGEERSGGGGGGSGDVSLTLGLRHAGGGGRGSSEKSSKLTVST